The following are encoded together in the Cyanobacterium aponinum PCC 10605 genome:
- a CDS encoding HAS-barrel domain-containing protein yields MRLPLPKQERENPLSEHIGEVIETSTTEFLAQCLEPEELNFPTMPPFGSWVKSLDEESGNKIFAVVTNVTTAPVDSVHKARALGLTLAELREQQPQIFAMLRTEFRAVIIGFETPATNDNNGYSPSNGNIYQYLPPRPPQIHQGVFRCVPDEVIKFTANPDFLRVLLQVQNTPVESLIAATLRESYRLRNGDRTWLVNAGRTLSVLLKNDYDCLKYILSQVHW; encoded by the coding sequence ATGCGCTTACCATTACCAAAACAGGAAAGAGAAAATCCCCTTTCTGAACATATAGGGGAAGTCATAGAAACTTCAACCACAGAATTTTTAGCCCAATGCTTAGAGCCAGAAGAATTAAATTTTCCCACTATGCCACCCTTTGGCAGTTGGGTTAAATCTCTTGATGAAGAATCTGGAAATAAAATATTTGCTGTGGTGACAAATGTGACGACTGCTCCTGTGGATTCTGTACACAAAGCAAGAGCTTTAGGTTTAACTTTAGCAGAATTAAGGGAACAGCAACCGCAAATTTTCGCTATGTTGAGAACCGAATTTAGAGCAGTAATTATTGGTTTTGAAACTCCTGCTACTAATGACAATAATGGCTATAGTCCCAGTAATGGTAATATATACCAATATTTGCCTCCCCGTCCTCCTCAAATTCATCAAGGGGTTTTTCGTTGTGTGCCTGATGAGGTAATCAAGTTTACTGCTAATCCAGATTTCTTAAGGGTTTTATTACAAGTGCAAAATACTCCCGTTGAATCTCTCATTGCCGCTACCTTAAGAGAATCATACCGTTTGAGAAATGGCGATCGCACTTGGTTAGTTAATGCCGGTAGGACTCTTAGTGTCTTATTGAAAAATGATTATGATTGTTTAAAGTATATTCTTAGTCAAGTTCATTGGTAA
- a CDS encoding cytochrome P450, translating to MVYVNQLSTPVWLQTVKWILNPPEYMSQAVKEYQDLFTAQITGFGNNILFVNHPDAIQQILTNDRQTFFADGELNTVLTPIVGYSSLLSLDGKRHKRERKLMMPPFHGDRMIYYGNSVQEIVDNLFSKFKTNDIFITRETMQEVSLQVILKVVFGLTEGDRFLQMAQLIKDILDRFNQPINISFLFYEWLRKDFGKWSPWGSFLRIKKRLDDLIYREIEERRKEKNSERVDMLSLLLEAKDENGEGLTNQELRDELMLILFAGHETTAIAMSWALYWIHYYPEVKERLLQELNTLPPDSDGMTIYKQPYLTAVCNETLRIYPVAMLTFPRVATEDVQLLGQTVKKGTIVTGCIYLTHQREDLYPNPNQFQPERFLHRQYSPYEFLPFGGGVRRCLGEALATYEMRLVVAKILREYDLELVTKKAVKPRRRGVVLSPKGGIPMKFLGHK from the coding sequence ATGGTTTACGTCAATCAATTATCAACTCCTGTATGGTTACAGACTGTAAAGTGGATTTTGAATCCTCCTGAATATATGAGTCAGGCAGTCAAAGAGTATCAAGATTTATTTACTGCTCAAATTACTGGGTTTGGTAATAATATTTTATTTGTTAATCATCCAGATGCTATACAGCAAATATTAACTAATGATCGTCAAACCTTTTTTGCTGACGGTGAGTTAAACACGGTACTTACTCCTATTGTGGGTTATTCTTCTTTACTTTCCTTGGACGGAAAAAGACACAAACGAGAAAGAAAATTGATGATGCCTCCCTTTCACGGCGATCGCATGATCTATTATGGTAATTCGGTGCAGGAAATAGTTGATAATTTATTTAGTAAGTTTAAAACTAATGATATTTTTATCACTAGGGAAACCATGCAGGAAGTTTCATTACAAGTAATACTTAAGGTGGTTTTTGGACTTACAGAAGGCGATCGCTTTTTGCAAATGGCACAATTAATCAAAGATATTTTAGACCGCTTCAACCAGCCAATTAATATTAGTTTCCTATTTTATGAATGGCTAAGGAAAGATTTCGGAAAATGGAGTCCTTGGGGTAGTTTTCTCAGAATCAAAAAAAGATTAGATGATTTAATTTACCGTGAAATAGAAGAGAGAAGAAAAGAAAAAAACTCAGAAAGAGTAGATATGTTATCCCTGCTTTTAGAAGCGAAAGACGAAAATGGAGAAGGATTAACCAACCAAGAATTAAGAGACGAATTAATGTTAATTCTGTTTGCAGGACATGAAACTACTGCGATCGCAATGTCATGGGCATTGTATTGGATTCACTATTATCCAGAAGTAAAAGAAAGACTCCTGCAAGAATTAAACACCTTACCTCCAGATAGTGACGGTATGACAATTTATAAACAACCCTATCTTACCGCCGTTTGTAATGAAACACTACGAATCTATCCAGTGGCAATGTTAACCTTTCCCCGAGTAGCAACGGAAGATGTGCAACTATTAGGGCAAACAGTCAAAAAAGGAACAATAGTGACAGGGTGCATTTATTTAACCCATCAACGAGAAGACTTATATCCCAATCCCAATCAATTTCAACCAGAAAGATTTTTACACCGACAATATTCCCCCTATGAGTTTTTACCTTTTGGGGGAGGAGTGCGCCGTTGTCTGGGAGAGGCATTAGCTACCTATGAGATGCGCTTAGTAGTGGCTAAAATACTCCGAGAGTACGATTTGGAGTTAGTCACAAAAAAAGCTGTAAAACCCCGTCGTCGTGGAGTAGTTTTAAGCCCTAAAGGAGGCATTCCCATGAAATTTTTAGGTCATAAATAA
- a CDS encoding DUF928 domain-containing protein — protein MLKAIASIVSITSIILLNPTNISAQTQDFNANSYQKNTNNSLIAQTMPRLRFKLPDRGVPGARIGGATRSGDKSTVVTAIIPPEKLALTIDDSPTIFVYLPKNDAFEANIKVVEENGKEIYTKNFTPPNEAGVLRVKLPANINLEEKKLYKWEIQLISEDDNPLTAFKLRTVGWLEKVSLPEEMQQEITTDKEWDSLNTLAEAGIWYDTLEGLALLRAENPQDNQIKKEWVELLNSVGLDSIAEISIFPEVVQIN, from the coding sequence ATGTTAAAAGCGATCGCATCTATAGTTAGTATTACTTCAATTATTTTACTTAATCCCACGAATATATCAGCACAAACTCAAGACTTTAATGCAAATAGTTATCAGAAAAATACCAACAATTCATTAATAGCCCAAACCATGCCTCGCCTACGTTTTAAATTACCAGATAGGGGAGTGCCGGGGGCAAGAATTGGGGGGGCAACCAGAAGTGGCGACAAATCAACGGTGGTAACCGCCATTATTCCTCCTGAAAAATTGGCATTAACCATTGACGACTCACCAACAATCTTTGTTTATCTGCCTAAGAATGATGCTTTTGAGGCTAACATCAAAGTGGTAGAGGAAAATGGGAAAGAAATATACACTAAAAATTTCACCCCTCCCAATGAAGCAGGAGTTTTAAGGGTCAAATTACCAGCTAACATTAACCTAGAAGAAAAAAAATTATATAAATGGGAGATTCAGTTAATCTCAGAAGACGATAACCCATTAACAGCTTTTAAATTAAGAACAGTTGGTTGGTTAGAAAAAGTTTCTTTACCTGAAGAAATGCAACAGGAAATAACAACAGATAAAGAATGGGATAGCTTAAATACCTTAGCGGAAGCAGGTATTTGGTATGACACCCTAGAAGGATTAGCTTTATTACGTGCTGAAAATCCACAAGACAATCAAATTAAGAAAGAATGGGTTGAATTGTTGAATTCCGTCGGTTTAGATAGTATTGCTGAAATTTCTATCTTCCCTGAAGTGGTACAAATAAATTAG
- a CDS encoding RecQ family ATP-dependent DNA helicase, translating into MNNSLQFLKYNLKKYWGYDNFRYPQKEIINSILSGKDCLVVMPTGGGKSLCFQLPALLQKGLTIVISPLVALMENQVLELRQKNLPASILHSEMKKRDRTFTLNLLENQKLRLLYLSPETLLSPPIWKIISHPNLIINALILDEAHCLSQWGDSFRPTYLRLGAIRSSLIKSKLNSSQMAMKKESMILPIAAFTATADNNTQKIIQEYLQLSNPKKFLISPYRDNLRIKIKTIWTPRSRKKQLINHIKNKNKQSGLIYVRTRKDSENISHLLNELGYQNKAYHGGLEASIRRNIEQDWLEEKIKFVVCTSAFGMGINKPNLRWIFHYQTPLFLSEYIQEIGRGGRDGKLAEAITLISEKTGFFNPEDKNIKKYFLQRRIKQYQEALKIIKKLPLQGNIENLSRDKQVYLSILNLSKQLYWLDPFNYQINLKNPQENIKFLIQKQKKLVRLTEEYMGTKKCRWGFLLDAFGFPQGRDFSCGKCDNCEVSIHNNFK; encoded by the coding sequence ATGAATAATTCGTTACAATTCTTAAAATATAATCTAAAAAAATATTGGGGATATGATAATTTTCGTTATCCTCAAAAGGAAATTATTAACTCAATTTTATCAGGTAAAGATTGCTTAGTAGTAATGCCTACAGGTGGGGGTAAGTCTCTCTGTTTTCAGTTACCTGCCCTATTACAAAAAGGTTTAACTATAGTGATTTCGCCCCTTGTGGCTTTAATGGAAAATCAAGTATTGGAGTTGCGACAGAAAAATTTACCCGCTTCTATTTTACATAGTGAGATGAAAAAGCGCGATCGCACCTTTACTTTAAACTTATTAGAAAATCAGAAATTAAGGTTGCTATATCTTTCTCCAGAAACTCTCCTTTCTCCGCCTATTTGGAAAATAATTTCTCATCCTAACTTGATTATCAATGCTCTAATTTTAGACGAAGCCCATTGTCTTAGTCAGTGGGGGGATAGTTTTCGCCCGACATATCTACGTTTAGGTGCAATTCGTTCTAGTTTAATTAAATCTAAACTAAATTCTTCTCAAATGGCTATGAAAAAAGAATCTATGATTTTACCCATCGCCGCTTTCACCGCCACAGCCGATAATAATACTCAAAAAATTATTCAAGAATATTTGCAATTATCGAATCCTAAAAAATTTTTAATTAGTCCTTATCGAGATAATTTACGGATAAAAATTAAAACTATTTGGACTCCTAGAAGTAGGAAAAAACAATTAATTAACCACATAAAAAATAAAAATAAACAAAGTGGTTTAATTTATGTCAGAACCAGAAAAGATAGTGAAAATATTAGTCACTTACTAAATGAATTAGGTTATCAAAATAAAGCATATCATGGCGGATTAGAAGCAAGTATTCGCAGAAACATTGAACAAGATTGGTTAGAAGAAAAAATCAAATTTGTGGTATGTACATCTGCTTTTGGCATGGGTATTAATAAACCTAACCTGCGATGGATATTTCACTATCAAACCCCCCTCTTTCTTTCTGAGTATATTCAAGAAATAGGTAGAGGTGGTAGAGACGGCAAACTAGCAGAAGCAATAACCTTAATTAGTGAAAAAACGGGCTTTTTTAATCCCGAAGATAAAAATATAAAAAAATACTTTCTCCAAAGACGAATTAAACAATATCAAGAAGCACTTAAAATAATTAAAAAATTGCCACTTCAAGGGAATATAGAAAATTTATCCAGAGATAAACAAGTATATCTTTCAATTTTAAATCTTAGTAAACAATTATATTGGTTAGACCCATTTAACTATCAAATTAATCTCAAAAATCCTCAAGAAAATATCAAATTTTTAATTCAAAAACAAAAAAAATTAGTCAGATTAACCGAAGAATATATGGGAACAAAAAAATGTCGTTGGGGTTTTCTCCTCGATGCTTTTGGATTTCCACAAGGTAGGGATTTTAGTTGTGGTAAATGCGATAATTGTGAAGTCAGTATCCACAATAATTTTAAATAG
- a CDS encoding ABC transporter substrate-binding protein, which produces MKTLKFRQSIFFKKIAKLLTISLLFISLNLLISSCNSINKTDNSSRIIQSVLSEPKTFNVVLSQESPNIFGLTYEGLVRENPLTGEIEPALAKSWTISDDKLTIIFTLKEDLKWSDGQPLTVDDVVFSYNQIYLNEEIPTNVRDSLRIGQSRAFPTVEKLNESQVKFTIPEPFAPFLDSTGLAILPKHILEEKVNTKGSDGKPLFLSFWGVDTPPEDLVVNGVYKLKNYVTSQRIIFTKNPFYWEKDIMGNQLPYIEEVVWEIVESTDTSLLQFRSGSLDSVGITPEYFSLLKKEEKRGNFTVFNGGPAYGTTFMAFNLNQGSRNGKPLVTPYKSRWFNNVNFRRAIAHGINRERMINNIYRGLGEPQNSPISVQSPFYDQTIKGYDYDPELAKQILLKEGFKYREDGKLLDSENNEVRFTLLTNAGNKIRESLGSQIKQDLSQIGITVDFTPIAFNVLVDKLSNSLDWEAHIIGFTGGNEPNGGANLWFPDGNLHLFNQKPQPGRQPIEGRVIADWEAKIGQLYIEGARELDFEKRKEIYDQTQQLASEYLPLIYLVNPYSLSAVRNRIEGVEYSALGGAFWNIQKLTIRD; this is translated from the coding sequence ATGAAAACCTTAAAATTTAGACAATCTATATTTTTCAAAAAAATAGCTAAATTACTAACTATATCTTTACTATTTATAAGTTTAAATTTATTAATATCTAGCTGTAACTCTATCAATAAAACAGACAATTCATCAAGAATTATACAATCAGTTTTAAGCGAACCAAAAACTTTTAATGTGGTACTTTCTCAAGAATCACCCAATATTTTTGGTTTAACCTATGAGGGGTTAGTAAGAGAAAATCCTTTGACGGGTGAAATTGAACCAGCCCTTGCTAAAAGTTGGACTATTTCTGATGATAAATTAACTATTATTTTTACTTTAAAAGAGGATTTAAAATGGTCTGATGGACAACCATTAACAGTGGATGATGTCGTCTTTAGTTATAATCAAATTTACCTCAATGAAGAGATACCAACAAATGTTAGGGATAGTTTACGCATTGGTCAAAGTCGGGCTTTTCCCACGGTAGAAAAATTAAATGAATCTCAAGTTAAATTCACAATTCCTGAACCATTCGCTCCGTTTTTAGATAGCACAGGATTAGCAATTTTACCTAAACATATTTTAGAAGAAAAAGTTAACACTAAAGGCAGTGATGGAAAGCCACTTTTCTTATCTTTTTGGGGTGTGGACACTCCCCCTGAAGATTTGGTAGTTAATGGTGTTTATAAATTAAAAAACTATGTAACTTCTCAACGAATTATTTTCACAAAAAATCCCTTCTATTGGGAAAAAGATATTATGGGTAATCAACTACCTTATATAGAAGAAGTTGTATGGGAAATTGTCGAATCAACAGACACTTCTTTATTACAATTTCGTTCAGGAAGTTTAGATTCTGTTGGCATTACACCTGAATATTTTTCCCTTTTAAAGAAAGAAGAAAAGAGGGGTAATTTCACTGTTTTTAATGGTGGTCCTGCCTATGGTACAACTTTTATGGCGTTTAATCTCAATCAGGGATCGAGAAATGGTAAGCCTTTAGTAACCCCTTATAAATCAAGATGGTTTAATAATGTCAATTTTCGAAGAGCGATCGCGCATGGTATAAATAGAGAGAGAATGATCAATAATATTTATCGGGGTTTAGGAGAGCCTCAAAACTCCCCTATTTCGGTGCAGTCACCTTTTTATGATCAAACTATTAAAGGATATGATTATGACCCAGAATTAGCCAAGCAAATACTTTTAAAAGAAGGTTTTAAATATAGAGAAGATGGCAAACTTTTAGACTCAGAAAATAATGAAGTTAGGTTTACTCTTTTAACCAATGCAGGAAATAAAATTAGAGAGTCTTTAGGTTCACAAATAAAGCAAGATTTAAGCCAAATTGGTATTACTGTGGACTTTACCCCGATCGCATTTAATGTTTTAGTGGATAAATTAAGTAATTCCTTAGATTGGGAAGCCCATATTATTGGTTTTACTGGTGGTAACGAGCCTAATGGTGGTGCTAATTTATGGTTTCCAGATGGAAATTTACATCTTTTTAATCAAAAACCCCAACCCGGAAGACAACCAATTGAGGGTAGAGTTATCGCTGATTGGGAAGCCAAAATTGGACAATTATATATAGAGGGGGCAAGAGAATTAGACTTTGAAAAAAGAAAAGAAATTTATGATCAAACTCAGCAATTAGCCTCTGAATATTTACCCTTAATTTATTTAGTTAATCCCTACTCTTTATCTGCTGTCAGAAATCGTATTGAAGGAGTTGAATATTCTGCCCTAGGGGGTGCTTTTTGGAACATACAAAAACTAACCATTAGAGATTAA
- a CDS encoding mechanosensitive ion channel family protein has protein sequence MLDFFINLSEKLPSLVKDIIISIFLLVLGYFFLRVAKNIVVRQLKKISKDNQNLLAYKITNILAKHFLPITYFGLFYLTIKEIQLHRSILGAVKTFSIIATTFCVGRLLVDISKILIEYYGQKYHDSNKEIERKINALFPALRVVIWTLATIFILSNLGFDIGAIVAGLGIGGVALALASQGILQDLFSYFAILFDRPFEISDLVAIDDYIGYVEHIGIKTTRIKALTGEQLILANTDLTNSRLRNFKRMQRRQVILKIGVVYETENAVLETIPDIIKEALIGIKNVTFDIAFFSGFGNFSLNFDIIYYVHSNELYISRMAQNEVNFAIKKAFYHHKIIFAYPTQTLYVNNN, from the coding sequence ATGTTAGATTTTTTTATTAATTTATCAGAAAAACTACCTAGTTTAGTGAAAGATATAATTATTTCTATTTTTCTGCTAGTGTTAGGTTATTTTTTCTTGAGGGTAGCTAAAAATATTGTAGTTAGACAATTAAAAAAAATTAGTAAAGATAATCAAAATTTACTCGCTTATAAAATTACAAATATTTTAGCAAAACATTTTTTACCCATTACCTATTTTGGTCTATTTTACCTTACCATTAAAGAAATTCAATTACATAGAAGTATTCTCGGTGCTGTTAAAACATTTTCAATTATTGCCACAACTTTTTGCGTGGGAAGATTATTAGTGGATATTTCAAAAATTTTAATTGAATATTATGGTCAAAAATATCATGATTCTAATAAAGAAATTGAGCGTAAAATTAATGCTTTATTTCCTGCTTTAAGGGTGGTAATTTGGACATTAGCAACTATTTTTATTCTCAGTAATTTGGGTTTTGATATAGGGGCAATCGTGGCTGGTTTGGGAATAGGTGGTGTGGCTTTGGCTTTAGCTTCTCAAGGTATTTTACAAGATTTATTTAGTTATTTTGCTATTTTATTCGATCGCCCTTTTGAAATTTCAGACCTAGTAGCAATAGATGATTATATCGGTTATGTGGAACATATTGGCATCAAAACAACAAGAATAAAAGCCCTAACAGGAGAACAATTAATTCTGGCAAATACTGATTTAACTAACTCCAGATTACGCAATTTTAAAAGAATGCAACGCAGACAAGTAATCTTAAAAATAGGGGTAGTTTATGAAACAGAAAATGCAGTTTTGGAGACGATTCCCGACATAATCAAAGAAGCATTAATTGGGATAAAAAATGTCACCTTTGATATTGCCTTTTTTTCAGGATTTGGTAATTTTAGCTTAAATTTTGACATCATTTATTATGTTCATAGCAACGAATTATATATTTCTCGTATGGCTCAAAATGAGGTAAATTTTGCTATAAAAAAGGCATTTTATCACCATAAAATTATTTTCGCTTACCCCACACAAACGCTTTATGTTAATAATAATTAA